The following coding sequences are from one Streptomyces sp. NBC_01485 window:
- a CDS encoding S16 family serine protease has translation MLSRLSRPKALTVCALPLVALLAMAAFAPLPFSVAQPGMTANVLGENKGDQVITVSGAPTRDTSGQLRMTTIEATGPDADVSLGDVIDGWFRADQAIMPRDSVYPSGESTKEIEQHNTEQMRQSQDAAAEAALKYLDRTGDGIKVTLRLSDVGGPSAGLLFSLGVVDKLDGDGGGGDLTGGRTIAGTGTIDADGKVGAVGGVALKTQAARRDGATVFLVPKDECGDAKTDLPKGLRLIPVTTLKGAVSALVALEKGKGSVPSC, from the coding sequence GTGCTCTCTCGTCTCTCACGCCCCAAGGCCCTCACCGTCTGCGCCCTGCCCCTCGTGGCGCTGCTCGCCATGGCCGCTTTCGCGCCGCTGCCGTTCTCGGTGGCGCAGCCGGGCATGACGGCGAACGTCCTCGGCGAGAACAAGGGCGACCAGGTCATCACGGTCTCCGGCGCGCCCACCCGGGACACGAGCGGACAGTTGCGGATGACGACGATCGAGGCGACCGGCCCCGACGCGGACGTCTCGCTCGGCGATGTGATCGACGGCTGGTTCCGCGCCGACCAGGCGATCATGCCGCGCGACTCCGTGTACCCCAGCGGGGAGAGCACCAAGGAGATCGAGCAGCACAACACCGAGCAGATGCGGCAGTCCCAGGACGCCGCCGCCGAGGCCGCCCTGAAGTACCTCGACCGGACCGGCGACGGCATCAAGGTCACGCTGAGACTGTCCGACGTGGGCGGTCCCAGCGCGGGGCTGCTGTTCTCGCTCGGCGTCGTCGACAAGCTCGACGGCGACGGCGGCGGCGGCGACCTCACGGGCGGCCGCACGATCGCCGGCACCGGGACCATCGACGCCGACGGCAAGGTCGGCGCGGTCGGCGGCGTCGCCCTGAAGACGCAGGCCGCCCGGCGCGACGGGGCGACGGTGTTCCTCGTGCCGAAGGACGAGTGCGGCGACGCGAAGACCGACCTGCCCAAGGGCCTGCGGCTGATCCCGGTCACCACGCTCAAGGGCGCGGTGAGCGCACTCGTAGCGCTGGAGAAGGGGAAGGGCTCGGTACCGAGCTGCTGA
- the hppD gene encoding 4-hydroxyphenylpyruvate dioxygenase, whose translation MTQTTHHTPDTARQADPFPVKGMDAVVFAVGNAKQAAHYYSTAFGMTLVAYSGPETGSRETASYVLTNGSARFVLTSVVKPATTWGHFLAGHVAEHGDGVVDLAIEVPDARAAYAYAIEHGARPVAEPYELKDEHGTVVLAAIATYGETRHTLVDRSGYDGPYLPGYVAAAPIVEPRAHRTFQAIDHCVGNVELGRMNEWVGFYNKVMGFTNMKEFVGDDIATEYSALMSKVVADGTLKVKFPINEPAIAKKKSQIDEYLEFYGGAGVQHIALNTGDIVQTVRTMRAAGVQFLNTPDSYYDTLGEWVGDTRVPVETLRELRILADRDEDGYLLQIFTKPVQDRPTVFFEIIERHGSMGFGKGNFKALFEAIEREQEKRGNL comes from the coding sequence ATGACGCAGACCACACACCACACTCCCGACACCGCCCGGCAGGCCGATCCCTTCCCGGTGAAGGGAATGGACGCGGTCGTCTTCGCCGTGGGCAACGCCAAGCAGGCGGCGCACTACTACTCCACCGCCTTCGGCATGACGCTGGTCGCCTACTCCGGACCGGAGACGGGCAGCCGCGAGACCGCCTCGTACGTCCTCACGAACGGCTCGGCCCGCTTCGTCCTCACCTCCGTCGTCAAGCCCGCCACCACCTGGGGCCACTTCCTCGCCGGGCACGTGGCCGAGCACGGCGACGGCGTCGTCGACCTCGCCATCGAGGTCCCGGACGCCCGCGCCGCGTACGCCTACGCGATCGAGCACGGCGCGCGCCCGGTCGCCGAGCCGTACGAGCTGAAGGACGAGCACGGCACGGTGGTGCTGGCCGCGATCGCGACGTACGGCGAGACCCGCCACACCCTCGTCGACCGCTCCGGCTACGACGGCCCCTACCTCCCCGGCTACGTCGCCGCCGCCCCGATCGTCGAACCGCGCGCCCACCGCACCTTCCAGGCGATCGACCACTGCGTCGGCAACGTCGAGCTCGGCCGGATGAACGAGTGGGTCGGCTTCTACAACAAGGTCATGGGCTTCACGAACATGAAGGAGTTCGTGGGCGACGACATCGCCACCGAGTACAGCGCCCTCATGTCCAAGGTCGTCGCCGACGGCACGCTCAAGGTCAAGTTCCCGATCAACGAGCCCGCCATCGCCAAGAAGAAGTCCCAGATCGACGAGTACCTGGAGTTCTACGGCGGCGCGGGCGTCCAGCACATCGCGCTCAACACCGGCGACATCGTGCAGACGGTACGGACCATGCGCGCGGCGGGCGTCCAGTTCCTGAACACCCCCGACTCCTACTACGACACCCTCGGCGAGTGGGTCGGCGACACCCGCGTCCCCGTCGAGACCCTGCGCGAGCTGAGGATCCTCGCCGACCGCGACGAGGACGGCTACCTGCTGCAGATCTTCACCAAGCCGGTCCAGGACCGGCCGACCGTCTTCTTCGAGATCATCGAACGGCACGGCTCGATGGGCTTCGGCAAGGGCAACTTCAAGGCCCTGTTCGAGGCGATCGAGCGCGAGCAGGAGAAGCGCGGCAACCTGTAG
- a CDS encoding type II toxin-antitoxin system death-on-curing family toxin, with product MSRTPGNRPAPRSAPHPTRHLTLAEVADIARIAFGGRAPEAREPGLLASAVHRPRARMFGTAAYDDLHEQAAALLHAIATNHPLVDGNKRAAWLATATFLALHGVDLAACDQDAAYDLVIDVASGTESEVAVIARRLRAL from the coding sequence ATGAGCCGCACCCCCGGGAACCGCCCCGCCCCTCGGTCCGCCCCTCACCCCACCCGGCATCTCACCCTCGCCGAGGTCGCCGACATCGCGCGGATCGCCTTCGGGGGGCGGGCTCCTGAGGCGCGGGAGCCCGGTCTGCTCGCGTCCGCCGTGCATCGGCCCCGTGCCCGGATGTTCGGTACGGCCGCGTACGACGACCTACACGAGCAGGCCGCCGCCCTCCTGCACGCGATCGCCACGAACCACCCCCTCGTCGACGGCAACAAGCGCGCGGCCTGGCTGGCCACCGCGACCTTTCTCGCGCTGCACGGTGTGGATCTCGCCGCCTGTGACCAGGACGCGGCGTACGACCTGGTCATCGACGTGGCGTCCGGTACGGAGTCCGAGGTCGCGGTGATCGCGCGGCGACTGCGGGCGCTGTGA
- a CDS encoding tetratricopeptide repeat protein: MEREKVSWLRRRLLLVGSLVGCLVLGGGVLMCLPGDEPAVRSAPAAGAQAGTAVRAGVPAALPDLAVLIGERESRVRAHPRDARSWTVLAAAYVEQGRRTADAALLYPKAEQALRTSLKVRPKNNAEALDGLAALANARRDFPAALAFGEAARKLAPARWTTYPQLIDAYTGLGDYKKARKALDRLTALHSGPAVRARAAGVYWERGRREDAQAALADAAAGATAPAEQAAWLERAGEFAWERGEREDALRHFQEAVRLDPDQRAAQAGQGRALAALGRTSEALSAYRTALARQPLPQYALELGELYESLGLAQAARVQYDLLRARVRTDAAGGVDGDLVLGLFEADHGDPASAVRRLRAEWRRQPGIPVADALGWALHRAGDDKEAVKFAAIATDRVHGGAVHSAPYLYHRAMTERSLRQDGPARRHLQEALRINPYFSPLLAPAARATLTELGAEPAPADLPE; encoded by the coding sequence ATGGAGAGGGAGAAGGTCTCTTGGTTGCGTCGGCGGCTGCTGCTCGTCGGCTCGCTCGTGGGGTGTCTCGTGCTGGGCGGCGGGGTGCTGATGTGCCTGCCGGGCGACGAGCCCGCCGTCCGCTCGGCGCCGGCGGCGGGGGCGCAGGCGGGCACGGCGGTCCGGGCGGGGGTGCCGGCCGCGCTGCCCGATCTGGCGGTGCTGATCGGCGAGCGCGAGAGCCGGGTGCGGGCGCATCCGCGGGACGCGCGGTCCTGGACGGTGCTCGCCGCGGCCTACGTCGAACAGGGCCGGCGCACCGCCGACGCGGCCCTCCTCTACCCCAAGGCCGAGCAGGCGCTGCGGACCTCGCTGAAGGTGCGCCCCAAGAACAACGCCGAGGCCCTCGACGGCCTGGCCGCGCTGGCCAACGCGCGCCGCGACTTCCCCGCCGCCCTGGCCTTCGGCGAGGCCGCGCGCAAGCTGGCGCCGGCCCGCTGGACGACGTATCCGCAGCTCATCGACGCGTACACCGGGCTCGGCGACTACAAGAAGGCCCGCAAGGCGCTCGACAGGCTGACCGCGCTGCACTCCGGTCCCGCCGTGCGGGCGCGGGCGGCGGGCGTCTACTGGGAACGGGGCCGACGCGAGGACGCGCAGGCCGCGCTGGCCGACGCGGCGGCCGGCGCCACCGCCCCCGCCGAGCAGGCGGCCTGGCTGGAGCGGGCCGGGGAGTTCGCCTGGGAACGCGGCGAGCGGGAGGACGCGCTGCGGCACTTCCAGGAGGCGGTGCGGCTCGACCCCGACCAGCGGGCCGCGCAGGCCGGGCAGGGGCGTGCGCTGGCGGCCCTGGGGCGGACGTCGGAGGCGCTGAGCGCGTACCGGACGGCGCTCGCCCGGCAGCCGCTGCCGCAGTACGCGCTGGAGCTGGGCGAACTGTACGAGTCGCTGGGGCTCGCGCAGGCGGCGCGCGTGCAGTACGACCTGCTGCGGGCGCGGGTCCGGACGGACGCGGCGGGCGGGGTCGACGGGGACCTGGTGCTGGGCCTCTTCGAGGCCGACCACGGGGATCCGGCGTCGGCGGTCCGACGGCTGCGCGCCGAGTGGCGTCGGCAGCCGGGGATCCCGGTCGCGGACGCGCTGGGCTGGGCGCTGCACCGGGCCGGCGACGACAAGGAGGCGGTGAAGTTCGCCGCGATCGCCACCGACCGGGTGCACGGGGGCGCGGTGCACAGCGCGCCGTACCTCTACCACCGGGCCATGACCGAGCGGAGCCTGCGGCAGGACGGGCCGGCCCGCCGGCACCTCCAGGAGGCGTTGCGGATCAACCCGTACTTCTCGCCGCTGCTCGCCCCGGCCGCCCGCGCCACGCTGACGGAACTGGGCGCCGAGCCGGCCCCGGCGGACCTGCCCGAGTAA
- a CDS encoding DEAD/DEAH box helicase, translated as MTTTAATSTSSHHLSPAFPGRAPWGTASKLRAWQQGAMERYLQEQPRDFLAVATPGAGKTTFALTLASWLLHHHVVQQVTVVAPTEHLKKQWAEAAARIGIRLDPEYSAGPLSKDYHGVAVTYAGVGVRPMLHRNRSEQRKTLVILDEIHHAGDSKSWGEACLEAFEPATRRLALTGTPFRSDTNPIPFVTYEEGNDGIRRSSADYTYGYGSALADNVVRPVIFLSYSGNMRWRTKAGDEIAARLGEPMTKDAISQAWRTALDPRGEWMPSVLRAADRRLTEVRKAIPDAGALVIASDQDSARAYAKLIREITGDKATLVLSDDNGASNRIDEFSASNDRWMVAVRMVSEGVDVPRLAVGVYATTISTPLFFAQAVGRFVRSRRRGETASVFLPTVPDLLTFANEMEVERDHALDKPKKEGEEDPYAESEQEMDEANKEQDEDTGEQEQFAFEALESEAVFDRVMYNGAEFGMQAHPGSEEEQDYLGIPGLLEPDQVQMLLQKRQAKQIAHSRKKPDEDADLLELPAERRPVVSHKEMMELRKQLNTMVGAYVHQSGKPHGVIHTELRRVCGGPPSAEATAGQLRQRIAKVQEWATRMK; from the coding sequence GTGACTACCACCGCCGCCACCTCCACGTCCTCCCACCACCTGTCGCCCGCCTTTCCCGGCCGCGCGCCCTGGGGCACCGCCAGCAAGCTGCGTGCCTGGCAGCAGGGGGCGATGGAGAGGTACCTCCAGGAGCAGCCGCGCGACTTCCTCGCCGTCGCCACCCCCGGCGCCGGCAAGACGACGTTCGCGCTGACCCTCGCCTCCTGGCTGCTGCACCACCACGTCGTGCAGCAGGTGACGGTGGTCGCGCCGACCGAGCACCTGAAGAAGCAGTGGGCGGAAGCGGCCGCGAGGATAGGGATCAGGCTCGATCCCGAGTACAGCGCCGGACCGCTGAGCAAGGACTACCACGGGGTCGCCGTGACGTACGCGGGCGTCGGCGTCCGGCCGATGCTGCACCGCAACCGGTCCGAGCAGCGCAAGACCCTCGTCATCCTCGACGAGATCCACCACGCCGGTGACAGCAAGTCGTGGGGCGAGGCGTGCCTGGAGGCGTTCGAGCCGGCCACCCGCCGTCTCGCGCTCACCGGTACGCCGTTCCGGTCCGACACCAACCCCATCCCCTTCGTGACGTACGAGGAGGGCAACGACGGGATCCGGCGGTCGTCGGCCGACTACACCTACGGGTACGGGTCGGCGCTCGCCGACAACGTCGTGCGGCCCGTCATCTTCCTCTCCTACAGCGGCAACATGCGCTGGCGGACGAAGGCCGGCGACGAGATCGCGGCGCGGCTCGGCGAGCCGATGACCAAGGACGCGATCAGCCAGGCCTGGCGTACCGCGCTCGACCCGCGCGGCGAGTGGATGCCGAGCGTGCTGCGCGCCGCCGACCGGCGGCTCACCGAGGTCAGGAAGGCCATCCCGGACGCCGGTGCGCTCGTCATCGCCTCCGACCAGGACTCCGCCCGCGCCTACGCGAAGCTGATCCGGGAGATCACCGGCGACAAGGCGACCCTCGTCCTGTCCGACGACAACGGCGCGTCCAACCGCATCGACGAGTTCAGCGCGAGCAACGACCGGTGGATGGTCGCGGTGCGGATGGTGTCGGAGGGCGTCGACGTGCCGCGCCTCGCCGTCGGCGTGTACGCGACGACCATCTCCACGCCCCTCTTCTTCGCGCAGGCCGTCGGGCGCTTCGTGCGGTCGAGGCGGCGCGGCGAGACCGCCTCCGTGTTCCTGCCGACCGTGCCCGATCTGCTCACCTTCGCCAACGAGATGGAGGTCGAGCGCGACCACGCCCTCGACAAGCCCAAGAAGGAGGGCGAGGAGGATCCGTACGCCGAGTCCGAGCAGGAGATGGACGAGGCGAACAAGGAGCAGGACGAGGACACCGGCGAGCAGGAGCAGTTCGCCTTCGAGGCGCTGGAGTCCGAGGCCGTCTTCGACCGGGTGATGTACAACGGCGCCGAGTTCGGCATGCAGGCCCACCCGGGCAGCGAGGAGGAGCAGGACTACCTCGGCATCCCGGGGCTGCTGGAGCCCGACCAGGTGCAGATGCTGCTCCAGAAGCGGCAGGCCAAGCAGATCGCGCACAGCAGGAAGAAGCCGGACGAGGACGCCGACCTGCTGGAACTGCCCGCCGAGCGGCGGCCGGTCGTCTCGCACAAGGAGATGATGGAGCTGCGCAAGCAGCTCAACACGATGGTCGGCGCGTACGTCCACCAGAGCGGCAAGCCGCACGGCGTGATCCACACCGAGCTGCGGCGCGTGTGCGGCGGACCGCCGAGCGCGGAGGCGACGGCGGGACAGTTGCGGCAGCGCATCGCCAAGGTGCAGGAGTGGGCCACGCGGATGAAGTGA
- a CDS encoding glycine betaine ABC transporter substrate-binding protein produces MVDDVSPGSIGQGEPLEGAQLTVTSKSFTENLILGAMIGIAFQAAGADVLDRTGIQGSIGSREAVRKGDADAMYEYTGTAWITYMGNSEPVTDPQAQWRAVRDADLRNGVTWLPQSRLDNTYALAMNQANHKKYRTRTLSQVAALSKSDPSAVTLCVEGEFANRADGLPGMEKAYGMNVASSRITQMDTGIIYTQAAKGSCVYGEVYTTDGRIKSMNLVVMDDDKDFFPNYNAAPVVNSKALKRWPAIAGLLNPITKKLDNTVARELNAKVDVEGEDPHQVALEWMKDEGFVK; encoded by the coding sequence ATGGTCGACGACGTCTCCCCCGGCTCCATCGGGCAGGGCGAGCCGCTCGAGGGCGCTCAACTGACCGTGACGTCCAAGTCGTTCACCGAGAACCTCATCCTCGGCGCGATGATCGGCATCGCCTTCCAGGCGGCCGGCGCGGACGTGCTGGACCGCACCGGCATCCAGGGTTCCATCGGCAGCCGGGAGGCGGTCCGCAAGGGCGACGCCGACGCCATGTACGAGTACACGGGCACGGCGTGGATCACGTACATGGGCAACAGCGAGCCCGTCACCGACCCGCAGGCGCAGTGGCGGGCGGTCCGGGACGCCGACCTGAGGAACGGGGTGACCTGGCTGCCGCAGTCCCGGCTGGACAACACCTACGCGCTGGCCATGAACCAGGCCAACCACAAGAAGTACCGCACCAGGACGCTGTCGCAGGTGGCCGCGCTGTCGAAGTCGGACCCGAGCGCCGTAACACTGTGTGTGGAGGGCGAGTTCGCCAACCGGGCGGACGGGCTGCCGGGGATGGAGAAGGCGTACGGCATGAACGTGGCGTCGTCCCGGATCACGCAGATGGACACCGGGATCATCTACACCCAGGCGGCGAAAGGGAGTTGCGTCTACGGGGAGGTGTACACCACCGACGGCCGCATCAAGTCGATGAACCTGGTCGTGATGGACGACGACAAGGACTTCTTCCCCAACTACAACGCGGCCCCCGTGGTCAACTCCAAGGCGCTGAAGAGGTGGCCGGCGATCGCGGGCCTGCTGAACCCGATCACGAAGAAGCTCGACAACACGGTGGCACGGGAGCTGAACGCCAAGGTGGACGTCGAGGGGGAGGATCCGCATCAGGTGGCGCTGGAGTGGATGAAGGACGAGGGGTTCGTCAAGTAG
- a CDS encoding SsgA family sporulation/cell division regulator, which yields MHHTVVERELELKLILSPERSIPVPARLSYRSDDPFAIHVAFHTNSEHPVDWTFARELLVEGVFRPCGHGDVRVWPTKVNGRGVVLMALSSPDGDALLEAPAAQVSAWLERTLRVVPPGTEGEQLGIDDGLAELLAPTPADDLWLRDPWPSDESREGE from the coding sequence ATGCATCACACCGTGGTGGAGCGCGAGCTGGAGCTCAAGCTCATCCTGTCGCCGGAGCGCAGCATCCCCGTCCCGGCCCGGCTCAGCTACCGCAGCGACGACCCCTTCGCCATCCACGTCGCCTTCCACACCAACTCCGAGCACCCGGTCGACTGGACGTTCGCCCGCGAGCTGCTGGTGGAGGGCGTGTTCCGGCCGTGCGGGCACGGGGACGTGCGGGTGTGGCCGACGAAGGTGAACGGGCGCGGCGTCGTGCTGATGGCGCTGAGTTCGCCGGACGGCGACGCGCTCCTGGAGGCGCCCGCGGCCCAGGTCTCGGCCTGGCTGGAGCGGACGTTGCGGGTGGTGCCCCCGGGGACCGAGGGTGAGCAGCTCGGCATCGACGACGGTCTGGCCGAACTGCTCGCCCCCACCCCGGCCGACGACCTGTGGCTGCGCGACCCGTGGCCGTCGGACGAGTCGAGGGAAGGGGAGTGA
- a CDS encoding IclR family transcriptional regulator: MTAETSQTLDRGLKVLKLLADTDHGLTVTELSSKLGVNRTVVYRLLATLEQHTLVRRDLGGRARVGLGVLRLGRQVHPLVREAALPALRSLAEDIGATAHLTLVDGTEALAVAVVEPTWTDYHVAYRAGFRHPLDRGAAGRAILAARQQLPDQPGYTLTHGELEAGASGAAAPLLGVTGVEGSVGVVMLADAVPERVGPRVLDAAREVAEALR; this comes from the coding sequence GTGACCGCGGAGACCTCCCAGACGCTCGATCGAGGACTGAAGGTTCTCAAGCTGTTGGCCGACACCGACCACGGGCTGACCGTCACCGAACTTTCCAGCAAACTGGGGGTGAACCGGACCGTCGTGTACCGGTTGCTCGCCACCCTGGAGCAGCACACCCTCGTACGGCGTGACCTGGGCGGACGAGCCCGGGTCGGCCTCGGAGTGCTGCGGCTCGGCCGCCAGGTGCATCCGCTGGTGCGGGAGGCCGCCCTGCCCGCGCTGCGCTCGCTGGCCGAGGACATAGGGGCGACCGCGCATCTGACGCTGGTGGACGGCACGGAGGCGCTCGCCGTCGCCGTCGTCGAACCGACCTGGACGGACTACCACGTGGCGTACCGGGCCGGGTTCCGGCACCCGCTGGACCGGGGTGCCGCGGGGCGGGCGATCCTCGCCGCCCGGCAGCAGTTGCCGGACCAGCCCGGCTACACCTTGACGCACGGGGAACTGGAGGCGGGCGCGAGCGGGGCCGCGGCGCCGTTGCTCGGGGTGACGGGCGTCGAGGGGAGCGTGGGCGTGGTGATGCTGGCGGACGCGGTGCCGGAGCGGGTGGGACCACGGGTGCTGGACGCTGCGCGGGAGGTGGCGGAGGCGCTGCGCTGA
- a CDS encoding FAD-binding oxidoreductase, with product MIMSRSEARHTAASVATGDLLDRLLAGLPADAVLTDPDVTLSYANDMASFCPAGTPAVVVLPRTVEEVQHVMRTASELRVPVVPQGARTGLSGGANASEGCVVVSLTKMDRILEISPVDRIAVVEPGVVNATLSRAVGEQGLYYPPDPSSWELCTIGGNIGTASGGLCCVKYGVTAEYVLGLDVVLADGRLMSTGRRTAKGVAGYDLTRLFVGSEGSLGIVVRAVLALRPQPPRQLVLAAEFASGAAACDAVCRIMADGHVPSLLELMDRTTVRAVNDLTRMGLPDTTEALLLAAFDTPDPAADLAAVGALCEAAGATQVVPADDFAESELLLQARRSSLVALEAVKGTTMIDDVCVPRSRLGELLDGVERIAQKHRLTIGVVAHAGDGNTHPTVCFDAQDPDECRRARESFDEIMGLGLELGGTITGEHGVGVLKKEWLARELGPVGVEMQRAVKAAFDPLGILNPGKLF from the coding sequence TTGATCATGAGCCGTTCGGAAGCACGACACACCGCCGCGTCCGTGGCGACGGGCGACCTCCTCGACCGTCTCCTCGCCGGCCTGCCCGCCGACGCCGTCCTCACCGACCCGGACGTCACGCTCTCCTACGCCAACGACATGGCGAGCTTCTGCCCGGCCGGCACCCCGGCCGTGGTCGTGCTGCCGCGCACGGTCGAGGAGGTCCAGCACGTCATGCGCACGGCGAGCGAGCTGCGCGTCCCGGTCGTCCCGCAGGGCGCGCGCACCGGCCTGTCCGGCGGCGCCAACGCCTCCGAGGGCTGCGTCGTGGTCTCCCTGACGAAGATGGACCGGATCCTCGAGATCAGCCCGGTCGACCGGATCGCCGTCGTCGAACCGGGCGTCGTGAACGCGACCCTCTCCCGCGCGGTGGGCGAACAGGGGCTGTACTACCCGCCCGATCCCTCCAGTTGGGAGCTGTGCACGATCGGCGGCAACATCGGCACCGCCTCGGGCGGCCTGTGCTGCGTGAAGTACGGGGTGACGGCCGAGTACGTCCTCGGCCTGGACGTCGTCCTGGCCGACGGCCGGCTCATGTCCACCGGCCGCCGTACGGCGAAGGGCGTCGCCGGGTACGACCTCACCCGCCTGTTCGTCGGCTCCGAGGGCTCGCTCGGCATCGTCGTACGGGCGGTCCTGGCGCTGCGGCCGCAGCCGCCGCGGCAGTTGGTGCTGGCGGCCGAGTTCGCGTCCGGGGCCGCCGCCTGCGACGCGGTGTGCCGGATCATGGCGGACGGGCACGTCCCGTCCCTCCTCGAACTGATGGACCGTACGACGGTCCGGGCCGTCAACGACCTGACCCGCATGGGCCTGCCGGACACCACCGAAGCCCTGCTCCTCGCCGCCTTCGACACCCCCGACCCGGCCGCCGACCTCGCCGCCGTCGGCGCGCTGTGCGAGGCGGCCGGCGCCACCCAGGTGGTCCCCGCCGACGACTTCGCCGAGTCCGAACTCCTGCTCCAGGCACGGCGGTCGTCGCTCGTCGCCCTGGAGGCGGTCAAGGGCACGACGATGATCGACGACGTGTGCGTGCCCCGGTCGAGACTCGGCGAGCTGCTCGACGGCGTCGAACGCATCGCGCAGAAGCACCGGTTGACCATCGGGGTCGTGGCCCACGCCGGGGACGGCAACACCCACCCCACCGTCTGCTTCGACGCGCAGGACCCCGACGAGTGCCGTCGCGCCCGCGAGTCCTTCGACGAGATCATGGGCCTCGGCCTGGAACTCGGCGGCACCATCACCGGCGAGCACGGCGTGGGCGTGCTGAAGAAGGAGTGGCTCGCGCGCGAACTCGGCCCGGTGGGCGTGGAGATGCAGCGGGCGGTCAAGGCGGCCTTCGACCCGCTGGGCATCCTCAACCCCGGCAAGCTGTTCTGA
- a CDS encoding Lrp/AsnC family transcriptional regulator: protein MAIDHLDGRIIVLLAREPRIGVLEMSRRLGVARGTVQARLDRLQSSGVIRGFGPEVDPAALGYPVTAFATLQIRQGQGADVRAHLGSVPEVLELHTTTGGGDMLCRLVARSNADLQRVIDLVVGFDGIVRASTAIVMENPVPLRIIPLVEQAAAQALDDREGPGRPVG from the coding sequence GTGGCGATCGATCATCTGGACGGCCGGATCATCGTGCTGCTGGCGCGGGAGCCGCGGATCGGGGTGCTGGAGATGTCCCGGCGGCTGGGAGTGGCCCGGGGGACCGTGCAGGCGCGGCTCGACCGGCTTCAGTCGAGCGGAGTCATCCGGGGATTCGGCCCGGAGGTCGATCCGGCGGCCCTCGGCTACCCGGTCACCGCGTTCGCCACGCTGCAGATCCGGCAGGGGCAAGGGGCCGACGTACGGGCGCACTTGGGATCCGTCCCGGAGGTGCTGGAGCTGCACACCACCACCGGCGGCGGGGACATGCTGTGCCGGCTGGTGGCCCGGTCCAACGCCGATCTCCAGCGGGTGATCGACCTGGTCGTCGGTTTTGATGGCATTGTCCGGGCCTCCACCGCGATCGTGATGGAGAACCCCGTTCCGCTGCGGATCATCCCGCTGGTGGAGCAGGCGGCCGCACAGGCCCTGGACGACCGGGAAGGGCCTGGCCGGCCTGTGGGGTGA